CTGATACGTTTCAGAATTACACACAACATAAAGAACGGCATCATCAGCGATTTTTTCATCTAAGCGACGATTAATATCAAGTTTATCACGATCAGCAATTAACGTTGCCCCCTGCTGTAATAAATCTAAGAAGGCATCACGGTATGTATGCCAATTTTCTTTCTTAGAAATCTTATAAAGGTCTTCCCCATATTGACGGCTCATCAATTGCGAATAAACCTTCGTTACGCCTTTATACATCGCTGACCGTACAGCAAGGCTCGAAATCGTTTGCTGCGATAAAATAAACTCATCAACGTTCACATGTGAAAAGTTGGTTTTATTTTTTTCCGTCATGATTTCTACCGTTGTATGGACGTCGGGAGCCACCCGTTCCGCTGTAATTGCAATCGACAACGTTTTAGCATCCTTTAATGAATGATCTTGAATATTATCATCTGAAAATACAACGACTGACTTTGCACTTGAAATGTTTGCTTTTTCAAACGTCTCTTCGCAGGTAGGATCTCCTTGTATGTAATGGACGCGATCCACCGCTAGATCAATGGGGGACTTTTCCAACACATCAATAACAACAACTTCAACACGGTCATCCGATTCTAGTAATTCCTGTACAGCAGCTGCTGTCTTTTTGCTCCAGCCAACGATGATAATATGATTGTCTTTCCCGTATTTCAACTTCCCTTCCTCCCTTTTCCGCCTAAAAATCGTAAATGCATCAACAATTTTTCCGATCACAACCCCTAGCAAACCAATACCAACTAAATACATGATGACAGCAAAGGTTTTCCCTGCTGCGGTCACCGGTGAATAATCCCCATAGCCGACTGTCGAAAACGTTGTCATCACAAAATAAAACGAGTTTGGTAGACTCTCAAAGTTATCAGGTTCTAATAAATAGGCGATAACTGTACAAAGAATCACAAAAATCAACGTAGCGAGGATTAAAGTGAGGTTTCTCATCTTTATCAAATTCAAACCAAGTTTAAGAAAAAAGTGCAATTAACCAACCTCCTCAAAACAGACACAGTAAATCTCAATGTAGTTAGTATAGCAAAAATACCCCCATCAACACACAAGAAAAAACCACCTATTTTATGATAGATGGCCGTGTGTTTATTAACTATACTGTTACTATTCTTTCAAAAAATAGCTACTTCCATTTAGTTACTTTACCTTCCCACGCAAGCATACCGCCATTGATATTGATGATATCTCGATACCCTTTATCAACTAGGATATCGGCAGCTTGCTGGCTTCGATTACCACTACGGCAGATCAAGACAATGGTTTTATCAATAGGGACGTGTTCTAACTTACTTTCAAATTGACTCAGCGGAAAATTGGTCATCTGCGCAATATGCCCTTCTCTAAACTCATTTTCTTCCCGTACATCGACAAAAAAATACGAATCATCGTCAGTTTGATGTAACAACTGAGCTAATTCATTCGTTTCCATTTGTACAACATCATTTGTCATAGAAAAACGATTAC
This genomic stretch from Desertibacillus haloalkaliphilus harbors:
- a CDS encoding potassium channel family protein, whose protein sequence is MHFFLKLGLNLIKMRNLTLILATLIFVILCTVIAYLLEPDNFESLPNSFYFVMTTFSTVGYGDYSPVTAAGKTFAVIMYLVGIGLLGVVIGKIVDAFTIFRRKREEGKLKYGKDNHIIIVGWSKKTAAAVQELLESDDRVEVVVIDVLEKSPIDLAVDRVHYIQGDPTCEETFEKANISSAKSVVVFSDDNIQDHSLKDAKTLSIAITAERVAPDVHTTVEIMTEKNKTNFSHVNVDEFILSQQTISSLAVRSAMYKGVTKVYSQLMSRQYGEDLYKISKKENWHTYRDAFLDLLQQGATLIADRDKLDINRRLDEKIADDAVLYVVCNSETYQKLTS
- a CDS encoding rhodanese-like domain-containing protein: MNKKMVLVMIPLVVFIAFVSNRFSMTNDVVQMETNELAQLLHQTDDDSYFFVDVREENEFREGHIAQMTNFPLSQFESKLEHVPIDKTIVLICRSGNRSQQAADILVDKGYRDIININGGMLAWEGKVTKWK